In Oncorhynchus clarkii lewisi isolate Uvic-CL-2024 chromosome 16, UVic_Ocla_1.0, whole genome shotgun sequence, one genomic interval encodes:
- the LOC139367523 gene encoding phenylethanolamine N-methyltransferase: MDREAKNEKEENDREREKGVAAMVACYQGFDPAAYLQYNYMPPRADFDRQDSIVPWKLGCLHRAFTEGDVGGDVLVDVGSGPTLYQVLSGCEVFDTVFLTDFLEVNRQELRRWLQGEGYSSLDWTPYLQHVCKLEGRRPSAWTEKAARLRSVVSDILPIDVHLPRPLHPDSQLPTAGADCLVSCFCLESVSPDLASFTRALGHIRGLLRPGGHLLLIGALGESYYMGGPGVRIPVVPLDEAQVCASVRASGYTLVRLEVYTLPQGMMVGVDDVTGVFFVKARKP; this comes from the exons ATGGACAGGGAGGcaaaaaatgaaaaagaagagaacgacagagagagagagaagggggtggcgGCGATGGTAGCTTGTTACCAAGGCTTTGATCCAGCAGCCtatctacagtataactacaTGCCACCGCGGGCGGACTTTGACCGGCAAGACAGCATCGTACCCTGGAAACTAGGATGTCTGCACAGAGCTTTTACCGAgg GTGACGTGGGAGGTGACGTGTTGGTGGACGTGGGTTCAGGGCCCACTCTATACCAGGTGTTGAGCGGCTGTGAGGTGTTCGACACTGTGTTTCTCACAGACTTCCTGGAGGTGAACAGGCAGGAGCTGAGGCGTTGGCTGCAGGGTGAGGGCTACAGCAGCCTGGACTGGACCCCCTACCTGCAGCATGTCTGCAAGCTGGAGGGCCGACG CCCTTCAGCGTGGACCGAGAAAGCCGCGCGCCTGCGTTCTGTTGTCTCTGACATTCTCCCCATCGACGTGCATCTCCCCCGCCCCCTGCACCCTGACTCCCAGCTCCCCACTGCCGGCGCCGACTGCCTGGTGTCCTGCTTCTGCCTGGAAAGCGTCAGTCCTGACCTGGCCTCCTTCACCCGGGCCCTGGGCCACATCAGGGGCCTTCTCCGGCCCGGGGGCCACCTGCTCCTCATCGGGGCCCTGGGTGAGAGCTATTACATGGGGGGGCCCGGTGTGCGCATCCCTGTGGTGCCCCTGGATGAGGCCCAGGTGTGTGCCAGCGTGAGGGCCAGTGGGTACACGTTGGTGAGGCTGGAGGTGTACACGCTGCCCCAGGGCATGATGGTGGGGGTGGACGACGTGACGGGCGTGTTCTTTGTGAAGGCCAGGAAGCcatag